In Desulfofundulus kuznetsovii DSM 6115, the following are encoded in one genomic region:
- a CDS encoding tRNA (mnm(5)s(2)U34)-methyltransferase — MVARSASAVQWAQSFIAPVLVPGCLAVDATAGNGRDTLFLARGVGPQGKVFAFDIQIQALEKTREQLAGAGLLDRVILLAADHREMAAHVPGAVKAVMFNLGYLPGGDHRIITRPESTLEALKAALSLLASGGRISLVVYTGHPGATEELRVVEEFTRGLSPRQYTVVRLSFWNRSSRAPVVILLEKAGAEV, encoded by the coding sequence ATGGTTGCTAGAAGTGCCAGTGCGGTCCAGTGGGCGCAAAGCTTTATTGCTCCGGTGCTGGTGCCCGGCTGCCTGGCGGTGGACGCCACCGCGGGTAACGGCCGGGACACCCTGTTCTTAGCCCGGGGTGTGGGGCCGCAGGGGAAGGTTTTTGCCTTTGACATTCAGATCCAGGCCCTGGAAAAAACCAGGGAACAGCTGGCCGGGGCCGGTTTGCTGGACCGGGTGATCCTGCTGGCCGCAGACCACCGGGAAATGGCCGCCCATGTTCCCGGTGCCGTGAAGGCAGTTATGTTTAACCTGGGCTATTTGCCCGGCGGGGACCACCGGATCATCACCCGGCCCGAATCCACCCTGGAAGCGCTCAAGGCGGCCCTGTCCCTTTTAGCTTCCGGGGGGCGCATTTCCCTTGTGGTTTACACGGGACATCCGGGCGCCACAGAGGAACTGAGGGTTGTGGAGGAGTTCACCCGGGGCCTTTCTCCCCGTCAATATACGGTGGTAAGGTTATCCTTCTGGAATCGTTCTTCCAGGGCGCCGGTAGTCATTCTACTGGAAAAGGCGGGTGCTGAAGTGTGA
- a CDS encoding NAD(+)/NADH kinase — protein MKTIGLVVNLGKQRVAPLVEQIVDWLTARSCRVVMAVDTAAALGRPELGLPREQLVEETEIVLVLGGDGTLLRCARESAPRGIPLLGINLGHLGFLTEIDVPELWSGLEKLLAGRYTVEERMMLEARVIREGHTVERVIGLNDAVITKGAFARLIFLETHVNEDFVTTYPADGLIVATPTGSTAYSLSAGGPLVTPELDLMVVTPICPHSLWARPLVINAASRVRVIVRSKQGEVMLTVDGQQGCKLEFNDTVLIQQAAHRARLIRLKNRSFFYLLRQKLSEGERLNGC, from the coding sequence ATGAAAACCATCGGCCTGGTGGTTAACCTGGGTAAACAAAGGGTAGCCCCCCTGGTGGAACAAATTGTTGACTGGCTGACTGCACGGAGTTGCCGGGTGGTGATGGCCGTTGATACGGCCGCCGCCCTGGGCCGCCCCGAACTGGGCCTCCCCCGGGAACAGCTCGTTGAGGAAACAGAAATCGTGCTGGTGCTGGGCGGAGACGGTACCCTGCTGCGCTGCGCCCGGGAATCCGCTCCCCGGGGCATACCGCTTCTGGGAATCAATCTTGGCCATCTCGGTTTTTTAACCGAAATTGATGTTCCGGAACTCTGGTCCGGTTTGGAGAAACTTTTAGCCGGCCGGTATACCGTCGAGGAGCGGATGATGCTTGAGGCCAGGGTTATCCGGGAAGGGCATACAGTTGAGCGGGTTATTGGTTTAAACGATGCGGTAATTACCAAAGGAGCCTTTGCCCGGCTCATTTTTCTGGAAACTCATGTTAACGAAGATTTCGTCACCACCTATCCCGCTGATGGTCTGATTGTAGCCACCCCTACCGGTTCCACGGCCTATTCCCTTTCCGCCGGCGGTCCCCTGGTTACCCCGGAGCTGGACCTGATGGTGGTCACCCCCATTTGTCCCCATTCCCTCTGGGCACGGCCGCTGGTCATTAACGCTGCCAGCCGGGTGCGGGTGATTGTTCGCTCAAAACAGGGGGAAGTTATGTTAACGGTTGATGGCCAGCAGGGCTGCAAATTAGAATTCAATGATACGGTGCTCATCCAGCAGGCGGCTCACCGTGCCCGGTTGATCCGCCTGAAAAACCGCAGCTTTTTCTACCTCCTGCGCCAGAAGCTAAGTGAGGGTGAGCGTCTGAATGGTTGCTAG
- a CDS encoding TlyA family RNA methyltransferase, producing the protein MTAARQRLDLLLVERGLFASREKARAAVMAGQVRVDGQPVDKPGRMVDPRSRIEVTARMPYVSRGGLKLEKAIHSFQLDFTGRVVLDVGASHGGFTDCALQHGARLVIAVDVGYGQMAWKLREDPRVVLLERTNIRYLGPQDLPCLADIAVVDVSFISLEKVLPRLQELITGDALGVALIKPQFEAGREKVGKKGVVRDPAVHREVITAVCRVIKNLGWGVRGLDFSPIKGPEGNIEFLVCFDRSVPDQVDLSSTIPAVVARAHAELDAGNRVSPPTGGFD; encoded by the coding sequence ATGACCGCTGCCAGGCAGCGCCTGGATTTGTTGCTGGTGGAACGGGGACTTTTTGCCAGCAGGGAAAAGGCCAGGGCAGCCGTAATGGCCGGACAGGTACGGGTTGACGGCCAACCGGTGGATAAGCCCGGCCGGATGGTGGATCCCCGGAGCCGGATTGAGGTTACCGCTCGTATGCCTTACGTCAGCCGCGGCGGTTTAAAACTGGAAAAAGCCATTCACAGCTTTCAGCTCGATTTTACCGGCCGGGTAGTTCTTGATGTGGGGGCATCGCACGGCGGGTTTACCGATTGTGCCCTGCAGCATGGTGCCCGCCTGGTTATTGCCGTGGATGTGGGATACGGCCAGATGGCCTGGAAGCTCCGGGAAGACCCCAGGGTGGTACTCCTGGAGCGCACCAACATCCGCTACCTTGGGCCGCAGGACCTGCCATGCCTGGCTGATATAGCGGTGGTAGATGTTTCTTTTATTTCCCTGGAGAAGGTGCTACCCAGACTGCAGGAACTGATTACCGGCGATGCCCTGGGTGTAGCGCTCATTAAACCCCAATTTGAGGCCGGCCGGGAAAAGGTGGGGAAAAAGGGAGTGGTGCGGGACCCGGCGGTACACCGGGAAGTCATTACCGCCGTTTGCCGGGTCATTAAGAATCTGGGGTGGGGCGTACGGGGTCTCGATTTTTCGCCCATTAAGGGGCCGGAGGGCAACATCGAATTTCTGGTTTGTTTTGACCGGAGCGTCCCCGACCAGGTAGACCTTTCTTCCACTATCCCGGCGGTAGTGGCCAGGGCCCACGCGGAACTTGACGCCGGTAACAGGGTTAGCCCGCCCACCGGCGGTTTTGACTAA
- the dxs gene encoding 1-deoxy-D-xylulose-5-phosphate synthase produces MGDLLSTINSPADLRSLDMTALQQLASEIRQEIIETVAKNGGHLAPNLGVVELTLALHRVFQTPRDKIVWDVGHQSYVHKLVTGRRPVFHTLRQFGGISGFPRPQESEHDAFGTGHSSTSISAALGLALARDLKGDNYSVVAVIGDGAMTGGMAFEALNHAGHHKTSLIVVLNDNEMSIAPNVGGLAKYLSRLRTDPMYSKGKEELEQLLKRIPAIGPRVVKAVERVKDSLKYLVVPGMFFEELGFIYLGPIDGHNIQAMINVFQQAKTTRGPVLVHVLTRKGRGYPPAEENADKFHGVGPFEVKTGQVIKKPGQPPSYTEVFGRTLVELGRRDKRIVAITAAMPSGTGLDHFAAAFPERFYDVGIAEQHAVTLGAGLAAGGLRPVVAIYSTFLQRAYDQVLHDVCLQNLPVTFALDRAGLVGEDGATHHGVFDFAYLRSIPNLVLMAPGDENELRRMLKTALEYPGPAVLRYPRSAGTGCPLDEEILPLPVGKARVLREGDDVTLLAAGTMVSLAGEAASLLEQQGIHATVINARFVKPLDEECITRYALRTRRVVTIEEHVLQGGFGSAVLELLGDRGLRNVQVIRLGIPDEFIEHGSRAVLLARCGLTVEVLVNTVLKALGAHRAKTKVKIGVQWP; encoded by the coding sequence ATGGGAGACTTGCTTTCAACAATTAATTCTCCGGCGGATCTACGCTCTCTGGATATGACCGCTTTACAGCAGCTTGCTTCCGAAATCCGGCAGGAGATTATCGAAACAGTAGCCAAAAACGGCGGCCACCTGGCCCCCAATCTGGGGGTGGTGGAACTTACCCTGGCTTTACACCGGGTTTTTCAAACTCCGCGGGATAAAATTGTCTGGGACGTAGGGCACCAGTCCTATGTGCATAAGCTGGTTACCGGCCGCCGCCCGGTTTTTCATACGCTGCGTCAGTTTGGGGGCATCAGCGGTTTTCCCAGACCCCAGGAGAGCGAACACGATGCCTTCGGCACCGGGCACAGCAGCACCTCCATTTCCGCAGCTTTAGGTTTGGCCCTGGCCCGGGACCTCAAGGGCGACAATTACTCCGTGGTAGCGGTGATCGGGGACGGGGCGATGACCGGGGGCATGGCCTTTGAGGCTTTAAACCATGCCGGCCACCATAAGACCAGTTTAATCGTTGTTTTAAATGACAACGAGATGTCCATTGCCCCCAATGTGGGAGGGCTTGCCAAATACTTGAGCCGCCTCCGCACCGATCCCATGTATTCCAAAGGCAAGGAAGAGCTGGAACAGCTTTTAAAGCGCATTCCAGCCATTGGTCCCCGCGTGGTTAAAGCGGTGGAGCGGGTAAAGGACTCCCTGAAATATCTGGTAGTACCCGGCATGTTTTTCGAGGAACTCGGCTTCATCTACCTGGGGCCGATTGACGGGCACAATATCCAGGCCATGATCAATGTCTTCCAGCAGGCCAAAACCACCAGAGGACCCGTACTGGTACACGTGCTCACCCGCAAGGGGCGGGGTTACCCGCCGGCGGAGGAGAATGCCGATAAATTTCACGGGGTTGGTCCGTTTGAAGTTAAAACGGGCCAGGTAATTAAAAAGCCGGGGCAGCCTCCCTCTTATACCGAGGTATTTGGGCGCACCCTGGTGGAACTGGGACGCCGGGACAAGCGCATTGTGGCCATTACCGCAGCCATGCCTTCCGGTACCGGTTTGGATCATTTTGCCGCTGCCTTTCCCGAACGGTTCTATGATGTTGGTATTGCCGAACAACACGCCGTTACCCTGGGCGCGGGCCTGGCGGCGGGCGGATTGAGGCCCGTGGTGGCTATTTATTCTACCTTTTTGCAGAGGGCCTACGACCAGGTGCTCCACGATGTCTGCCTTCAAAACCTGCCCGTAACCTTTGCCCTTGACCGGGCGGGTCTGGTCGGGGAAGACGGAGCCACCCATCACGGCGTGTTTGATTTTGCTTACCTGAGATCAATTCCCAACCTGGTGCTCATGGCTCCCGGGGACGAAAACGAACTTCGCCGGATGTTGAAAACGGCGCTGGAATATCCGGGACCGGCGGTTTTACGCTATCCCCGGAGTGCCGGTACGGGATGCCCCCTGGACGAGGAAATCCTCCCCCTGCCGGTTGGAAAGGCCCGGGTGCTCCGGGAAGGAGACGATGTAACCCTGCTGGCCGCCGGCACCATGGTTTCCCTGGCCGGGGAGGCGGCTTCCCTTCTGGAACAGCAGGGCATCCATGCCACGGTGATCAACGCCCGGTTCGTCAAGCCGCTGGATGAGGAATGTATTACCCGCTATGCCCTGCGCACCCGGCGGGTGGTTACCATTGAAGAGCACGTCCTGCAGGGAGGATTCGGCAGTGCCGTGCTGGAACTGCTCGGCGACAGGGGATTGCGTAACGTCCAGGTCATCCGCCTGGGCATCCCCGACGAGTTCATCGAGCACGGCAGCCGGGCCGTTTTGCTGGCCCGCTGCGGCCTGACCGTGGAAGTGCTGGTTAATACCGTACTAAAGGCCCTGGGTGCACACAGGGCAAAAACAAAGGTGAAAATTGGAGTGCAGTGGCCATGA
- a CDS encoding polyprenyl synthetase family protein produces the protein MDFLTELKARAALVDRALDEFLPPEDTYPPVIHQAIRYSLFAGGKRLRPVLALAAAETVGGDPARVLPAACALELIHTYSLIHDDLPAMDNDDFRRGKPTCHRVYGEAVAILAGDALLTHAFALLAKNAQNQLAPAERVVQVIEEVAAAAGTLGLIGGQVVDTLAADTAVDAATLEYIHRHKTGALYRVAVRAGAILAGAKEKQLEALTIYAENLGLAFQIQDDILDVEGDPARLGKPVGSDERNKKATYPALFGLDVARAKAGEAVAAALAALEPFDERADFLRELVRFVITRDF, from the coding sequence TTGGACTTTTTAACCGAACTGAAAGCCAGGGCAGCCCTGGTGGACCGGGCACTGGATGAGTTTTTACCACCGGAAGATACTTATCCGCCTGTAATTCACCAGGCCATACGGTACAGCCTTTTTGCCGGGGGGAAACGGCTGCGGCCCGTCCTGGCCCTGGCAGCGGCCGAAACGGTAGGAGGCGACCCTGCAAGGGTGTTGCCCGCGGCCTGTGCCCTGGAATTGATCCATACCTATTCTTTGATCCATGACGATCTGCCTGCCATGGACAACGATGATTTCCGGCGGGGAAAGCCGACCTGTCACCGGGTTTATGGTGAAGCGGTAGCCATCCTGGCGGGGGACGCCCTGCTCACTCATGCCTTTGCTCTTCTGGCCAAAAACGCCCAAAACCAGCTGGCACCGGCAGAACGGGTGGTTCAGGTTATTGAGGAGGTGGCGGCGGCTGCCGGCACCCTGGGGCTCATTGGCGGGCAGGTGGTGGATACACTGGCTGCAGACACCGCAGTAGATGCCGCTACCCTGGAATATATCCACCGCCACAAAACCGGGGCGCTGTACCGGGTGGCCGTGCGGGCAGGGGCCATTTTAGCCGGCGCAAAGGAAAAGCAGTTGGAGGCCTTGACTATTTACGCCGAGAACCTGGGTCTGGCTTTTCAAATACAGGACGATATCCTGGATGTGGAAGGTGACCCGGCCAGGCTGGGCAAACCCGTGGGCAGCGACGAAAGAAATAAAAAGGCTACTTATCCGGCTCTTTTCGGATTGGATGTGGCCAGGGCAAAGGCCGGGGAAGCGGTCGCGGCAGCCCTGGCCGCCCTGGAGCCTTTTGATGAGCGTGCCGATTTTTTGCGAGAACTGGTCCGGTTTGTAATTACGCGGGATTTTTAG
- the xseB gene encoding exodeoxyribonuclease VII small subunit encodes MKKLTFEEALARLEAVVRELEEGQLPLEKSLALFGEGITLTRFCHQELEKAEERISILTANEKGEPVLKDSDPCLVDLLNPERKE; translated from the coding sequence ATGAAAAAACTAACCTTTGAAGAAGCGCTGGCCAGACTGGAAGCAGTGGTACGGGAACTGGAAGAAGGACAGTTGCCTCTGGAAAAATCCCTGGCCCTTTTCGGGGAGGGGATTACCCTGACGCGTTTCTGTCATCAGGAGCTGGAAAAGGCCGAGGAGCGTATTTCCATACTCACCGCCAATGAAAAGGGAGAACCGGTATTAAAAGATTCCGACCCCTGTCTGGTAGATCTGCTCAACCCGGAGAGGAAGGAGTAA
- a CDS encoding TIGR01212 family radical SAM protein (This family includes YhcC from E. coli K-12, an uncharacterized radical SAM protein.), whose product MSASQTRYRVYSEFLKEKFGGKVYKLPINLPGTCPNRDGIISTGGCIFCDEEGAGFECLPSSLSVEEQLAANREFFRKRYKADKFIAYFQAFTNTYLPFERFREYILAAAAGEDMVGISISTRPDCINDRYLDFLAEVGREKNLVMDIELGLQTVNYHSLLRVNRGHTLAEFIDAVQRIKKRELEICVHLILNLPWDDMLDVIENAKILSALQVQYVKLHSLYVVRDTVLGEMYQRGEFTIIPMEEYVDRVVTFLEYLHPDIVIQRLVGRGPYDRVLFSNWGVSWWQVKQRIEARLEELNTCQGRLCDYLNGPALRERFLKSEV is encoded by the coding sequence ATGTCCGCAAGCCAGACCCGCTACCGGGTTTATTCGGAATTTCTGAAGGAAAAATTCGGGGGCAAAGTATACAAGCTGCCCATCAACCTCCCCGGGACCTGTCCCAACCGGGACGGCATAATAAGCACCGGGGGGTGTATCTTCTGCGACGAGGAGGGGGCGGGTTTTGAGTGCCTGCCCAGCAGCCTCTCGGTGGAGGAACAGCTGGCAGCCAACCGGGAGTTTTTCCGCAAACGCTACAAGGCGGATAAATTCATCGCCTACTTCCAGGCTTTTACCAATACTTACCTGCCCTTTGAGCGTTTCCGGGAGTATATCCTGGCCGCTGCCGCCGGTGAAGATATGGTGGGCATTTCCATTTCCACGCGCCCGGACTGCATCAACGACCGTTACCTGGATTTCCTGGCGGAAGTGGGCCGGGAAAAAAATCTGGTTATGGATATCGAACTGGGGCTGCAAACGGTGAATTACCATTCCCTGTTGCGGGTAAACCGCGGGCATACCCTGGCCGAATTTATAGATGCGGTGCAGCGCATCAAAAAGCGGGAGCTGGAAATCTGCGTGCACCTGATTCTCAACCTGCCCTGGGACGATATGCTTGACGTAATTGAAAACGCCAAGATTCTCTCCGCCCTGCAGGTGCAATATGTAAAGCTCCACTCCCTTTACGTCGTCCGGGATACCGTACTGGGGGAAATGTACCAGCGGGGGGAGTTTACCATCATTCCCATGGAAGAATACGTGGACCGGGTGGTCACCTTTCTGGAATACCTGCACCCGGATATCGTCATCCAGCGCCTGGTCGGCCGAGGACCCTATGACCGGGTGCTTTTCTCCAACTGGGGAGTGAGCTGGTGGCAGGTAAAGCAAAGGATTGAAGCCAGGCTGGAAGAACTGAACACCTGCCAGGGGCGACTCTGCGACTATTTAAACGGCCCGGCGTTGCGGGAGAGATTTTTAAAAAGCGAGGTATAG
- a CDS encoding cyclodeaminase/cyclohydrolase family protein — protein sequence MSEIFDFPFRKILAVAASDAPTPGGGSVSAMVGALGVAMTAMVGNLTVGKPKFADVEPQVKEITGAAYFIMNKLEKLVAADIAAFGKFMEVYRMPKNTEEEKAKRDELMQKALKTATDTPMEVARTLLEALEITERLAKIGNKMAISDAGVAAYVCEAAINAVLLSADINIPMIKDEDYVRGILAEKERIVSEAKRLKDAAVAVVQERMK from the coding sequence ATGAGTGAGATTTTTGACTTTCCCTTTCGCAAGATACTGGCTGTAGCTGCTTCCGATGCCCCGACTCCCGGCGGGGGCAGCGTTTCCGCCATGGTGGGTGCTTTAGGGGTGGCCATGACGGCCATGGTGGGCAACCTCACCGTGGGCAAGCCCAAGTTTGCGGACGTGGAGCCCCAGGTCAAGGAAATTACCGGCGCTGCTTACTTTATTATGAACAAATTAGAAAAACTGGTGGCGGCCGATATCGCTGCCTTCGGTAAGTTCATGGAAGTTTACCGGATGCCCAAAAATACCGAGGAAGAGAAGGCTAAGCGGGACGAGCTGATGCAAAAGGCCCTGAAAACGGCCACTGACACACCTATGGAAGTGGCCCGCACCCTCCTGGAGGCCCTGGAGATTACCGAAAGGCTGGCTAAGATTGGCAATAAAATGGCCATCAGCGATGCGGGCGTGGCCGCCTATGTCTGTGAAGCGGCCATCAACGCCGTCCTTTTGAGTGCCGACATCAATATCCCCATGATCAAAGACGAAGACTATGTCAGGGGTATTCTGGCGGAAAAGGAAAGGATCGTTTCCGAGGCCAAACGGTTAAAGGATGCCGCCGTGGCCGTTGTCCAGGAAAGAATGAAGTAA
- a CDS encoding bifunctional 5,10-methylenetetrahydrofolate dehydrogenase/5,10-methenyltetrahydrofolate cyclohydrolase — protein sequence MAATLIDGKKVAAEIREEVKAEVAQLRERGIIPKLAVVLAGDDPASVVYARSKEKSCANVGIEFELFTLPGNAPEEEVLALIDRLNKDDSVHGIMIELPLPKHMNKQRVLEAVSPKKDVDGVHPINRGYILSGGDGLFPATPQSCIEIMLRTGIEIKGKNAVIVGRGETVGKPLIFMMLNQNATVTVCHTRTADLAYHTRQADILIAAVGKPKMIKADMIKPGAVVVDAGINQVEGGICGDVDFENAKEVAGAITPVPGGVGSLTTVLIQKNVLKAIKLQGKI from the coding sequence ATGGCAGCGACGCTTATTGATGGGAAAAAGGTGGCGGCGGAGATCCGGGAAGAGGTTAAGGCCGAAGTGGCCCAGTTGAGGGAACGGGGCATTATCCCCAAGCTGGCCGTGGTCCTGGCCGGTGACGATCCGGCCTCCGTGGTCTATGCCCGGTCCAAGGAGAAGTCCTGTGCCAATGTGGGCATCGAGTTTGAGCTTTTCACCTTGCCCGGCAACGCGCCCGAGGAAGAAGTGCTGGCGCTCATCGACCGCTTGAACAAGGACGACAGCGTACACGGGATTATGATTGAGTTGCCCCTGCCCAAACACATGAACAAGCAGCGGGTGCTGGAAGCCGTGTCGCCGAAAAAGGACGTGGATGGCGTCCACCCCATCAACCGGGGTTACATTTTAAGCGGCGGGGACGGCCTGTTCCCGGCTACACCCCAGAGCTGTATTGAAATCATGCTCCGTACCGGTATTGAAATCAAGGGTAAAAATGCTGTAATTGTAGGCCGGGGCGAGACAGTCGGCAAACCCCTCATCTTCATGATGCTCAACCAGAATGCCACCGTTACCGTGTGCCATACCAGGACCGCCGATCTGGCCTACCATACCCGCCAGGCCGATATCCTCATTGCCGCCGTCGGCAAGCCGAAAATGATCAAGGCCGATATGATCAAACCCGGTGCCGTGGTGGTGGATGCCGGTATCAACCAGGTGGAAGGCGGCATTTGCGGTGATGTGGACTTTGAAAATGCCAAGGAGGTAGCCGGGGCCATTACACCTGTGCCCGGCGGTGTGGGCAGCCTGACTACCGTGCTGATTCAAAAGAACGTGCTGAAGGCCATCAAGCTGCAGGGGAAAATTTAA
- the xseA gene encoding exodeoxyribonuclease VII large subunit, whose product MLKLLTVSELTGHIKNLLDNDPLLLNLWVKGEISNCKQAASGHLYFTLKDEFCSIKAVMFRSRGRRLLFQPEDGMAVRVRGYVSVYPRDGTYQLYVEEMEPEGTGALYLAFEQLKQKLEKEGLFAREHKKKLPLLPRRIGIVTSPTGAVLRDMVKIIRRRWPGLHIIFVPVPVQGESAPREVARALHWLNRLRACDVIIVGRGGGSLEELWAFNTELVARSIFVSDIPVISAVGHETDFTIADWVADVRAPTPSAAAEMVVPVREEMARYLGLLEGRLLRAMREKLQTCRARLDACRQSRVFRYPVDVLCGFRGQMVDDLFRRLNRAMEQYRLRQQGRLALLSGQLQALSPLATLARGYSICTRADTGEVVRRAGEVAPGEKVQVKLYCGRLFCQVEESIEE is encoded by the coding sequence ATGCTCAAGTTGCTTACCGTAAGTGAACTTACCGGCCATATCAAGAACCTCCTTGATAACGACCCGCTTTTGCTGAACCTCTGGGTAAAAGGGGAGATTTCCAACTGTAAACAGGCGGCCAGCGGTCACCTTTACTTTACCCTGAAGGATGAGTTCTGTTCCATCAAGGCGGTAATGTTTCGTTCCCGGGGGCGCCGCCTCCTTTTTCAGCCGGAAGACGGGATGGCCGTGCGTGTGCGGGGCTACGTATCGGTTTACCCCCGGGACGGTACATACCAGCTGTATGTAGAAGAGATGGAGCCCGAGGGTACGGGTGCCCTTTATCTGGCCTTTGAACAATTGAAGCAAAAACTGGAAAAAGAGGGCCTGTTTGCTCGAGAGCACAAAAAGAAGCTGCCCCTTTTGCCGCGCCGCATTGGCATCGTTACTTCGCCCACCGGAGCGGTACTGCGGGATATGGTCAAAATTATCCGGCGGCGCTGGCCGGGCCTGCACATCATTTTTGTGCCCGTGCCGGTGCAGGGGGAAAGTGCCCCCCGGGAGGTGGCCCGGGCCCTGCACTGGCTGAACCGCCTGAGGGCCTGCGATGTGATTATTGTAGGCCGCGGGGGAGGGTCACTGGAAGAATTGTGGGCTTTCAACACCGAACTGGTGGCCCGGAGCATTTTTGTTTCCGATATCCCGGTGATATCAGCCGTTGGCCATGAGACGGATTTTACCATTGCCGACTGGGTTGCGGATGTGCGGGCTCCCACCCCATCGGCGGCAGCGGAAATGGTGGTCCCGGTCCGGGAGGAAATGGCCCGTTACCTGGGGCTTTTGGAAGGGCGCCTGTTGCGGGCCATGCGGGAAAAACTGCAAACCTGCCGGGCAAGGCTGGATGCCTGCCGTCAGAGCAGGGTATTCCGTTACCCGGTGGATGTTCTCTGTGGCTTTCGGGGGCAAATGGTGGACGATCTGTTCCGCCGCTTAAACCGGGCCATGGAGCAATACCGCCTGCGCCAGCAAGGCCGCCTGGCCCTGCTGTCCGGACAGCTGCAGGCCCTGAGTCCCCTGGCCACCCTTGCCCGGGGGTACAGCATTTGTACCCGGGCAGATACAGGTGAGGTGGTACGGCGGGCCGGGGAGGTTGCGCCGGGAGAGAAAGTACAGGTGAAGTTATATTGCGGCCGTCTTTTCTGCCAGGTGGAGGAATCTATAGAAGAGTAA
- the gltA gene encoding NADPH-dependent glutamate synthase codes for MAEKKEIIPKKHPMPAQAPIERIRNFNEVALGYDEETAVAEAKRCLQCKKEPCRQGCPVEVDIPAFIRLVAERDFAGAIKKIKEKNALPAVCGRVCPQENQCEKYCTLGKKHEPVGIGRLERFCADWELTRGVLPQEVAPPTGFKVAVVGSGPAGLTCAADLAKLGHRVTVFEALHVAGGVLMYGIPEFRLPKRVVQAEIENLKKLGVEIVTNAVVGKFATVDELMEEEGFDAVFIGTGAGLPYFMNIPGENSCGVYSANEFLTRTNLMKAYLFPEWDTPIKVGRKVAVIGGGNVAMDAARTALRLGAEESWIVYRRSEKELPARHEEVEHAKEEGIKFAFLTNPVRILADENGWVKGMECLRYELGEPDESGRRRPVPIPGSEFVMDVDTVVVAIGQAPNPLVPRTTRGLELGRKGNIVADPQTGATSKPGVFAGGDVVTGAATVILAMGAGRIAARSIHDYLMKKKG; via the coding sequence ATGGCCGAGAAGAAGGAAATAATTCCCAAAAAACATCCGATGCCTGCCCAGGCACCCATTGAGCGGATCCGGAATTTCAACGAAGTGGCCCTGGGTTATGACGAAGAAACTGCGGTGGCGGAAGCCAAGCGCTGCCTGCAGTGTAAAAAGGAGCCCTGCCGGCAGGGTTGTCCGGTGGAGGTAGATATCCCCGCGTTTATTAGGCTGGTAGCCGAGCGGGATTTTGCGGGCGCCATTAAAAAGATCAAGGAGAAAAACGCCCTTCCTGCTGTTTGCGGCCGGGTTTGCCCGCAGGAAAACCAGTGTGAGAAATACTGTACCCTGGGCAAGAAACATGAGCCCGTAGGTATCGGGCGCCTGGAACGCTTCTGTGCCGACTGGGAGCTGACCCGGGGTGTGTTGCCCCAGGAAGTGGCCCCGCCCACCGGTTTCAAAGTGGCGGTGGTAGGTTCCGGCCCGGCGGGTCTTACCTGTGCTGCCGACTTAGCCAAACTGGGTCACAGGGTGACCGTTTTCGAAGCCCTGCATGTAGCCGGCGGTGTGCTCATGTACGGCATTCCCGAGTTCCGCCTGCCCAAGCGGGTGGTACAGGCCGAGATAGAAAACCTGAAAAAACTGGGGGTAGAAATCGTCACCAATGCGGTGGTGGGCAAGTTTGCTACCGTGGATGAGTTGATGGAGGAAGAGGGCTTTGACGCCGTATTTATCGGCACTGGTGCCGGCCTGCCGTATTTCATGAACATTCCCGGGGAGAATTCCTGCGGCGTTTATTCCGCCAACGAATTCCTCACCAGGACCAATCTGATGAAGGCCTACCTCTTCCCCGAATGGGACACTCCCATCAAGGTGGGCAGGAAAGTGGCCGTAATTGGCGGCGGCAATGTGGCCATGGACGCGGCCCGCACTGCCCTGCGACTGGGGGCGGAGGAGTCCTGGATTGTCTACCGGCGTTCCGAAAAGGAACTGCCCGCCCGCCACGAGGAAGTGGAACACGCCAAAGAAGAAGGAATCAAGTTTGCCTTTTTGACCAATCCCGTGCGCATTCTGGCAGATGAAAACGGCTGGGTGAAGGGCATGGAGTGCCTGCGCTATGAACTGGGCGAGCCCGATGAATCCGGCCGTCGGCGGCCGGTACCCATTCCCGGTTCCGAGTTTGTCATGGATGTGGACACGGTGGTGGTGGCCATCGGCCAGGCTCCCAACCCGCTGGTACCCAGGACCACCAGGGGCCTGGAATTAGGCCGGAAAGGCAATATTGTGGCCGACCCGCAAACCGGGGCCACTTCCAAGCCCGGTGTTTTTGCCGGCGGCGACGTGGTTACCGGGGCGGCTACGGTTATCCTGGCCATGGGGGCCGGACGAATCGCGGCCCGGTCCATCCACGATTATTTGATGAAAAAGAAGGGTTAG